The genome window CGTCGACGCGGCCGGCGTGGTGGAGGAGCGCCCGCACCGGTCGCTCGTCGTCGAGACGGAGTACGACGACTCGGGGACGGTCCGGGGCGTCATCGAGTCGACGGGCGTCGAGTTCGACGCCGACTACGGTGAGCGGGTCCGATTCGACCTCCGGGTGCCGGTCGCGGAGGTCGAGGAGCTCCGCGAGCGGCTCAACGACGCGACGAGCGGGCGGGTCGACATCGAGCGCTGACGCGCTCGGACCGCACGGCGGCCGGCTCGACGGCCCGCCTACGAGAACTTCCGGACCGTCATTTCGAGGGTGTCGAGGTCGAGGATCGGCGCGTAGCCGGCGTCTGGGTCGATGTTGACGGACTTCTGGAAGTCGGTCTGGGCCTGCCAGCAGCCGGAGTTGACCGCGAGCACGTTGTGGTACTTCCCCCACCCGAGCTTGTGGACGTGGCCGGTGTGGAACACGTCGGGCACGTCCTCCATCACGAGGTAGTCGCGCTCCTCCGGCGCGACGCGGGTGTGACCGCCGAACTGCGGCGCGACGTGGCGCTTCTTCAGCAGCTGGTACATCGCCTTGTGCGGCTCGTCGTAGCTCGCCTTCTCCTCGGGCAGCTCCGCGATCACCTCGTCGAGCGAGACGCCGTGGTACATCAGCACCTCGACGCCCTCGACCGAGACGGTGGCCGGGTTCGAGACGATCCGCGCGTCGTGGACGTCCAAAATCTCCCGGATCTCGTCGTCGAACCCGGGCTGCGGCTCGGCGAGGCGGACCGCGTCGTGGTTGCCCGGGATCATCACGACCTCGGTGTCGGCGGGCACCTCCTTGAGGTGTTCCGCGAAGACCTCGTACTGCTCGTAGATGTCGACGATGTCCAGCTCCTCGTCTTGGTTCGGGTAGACCCCGACGCCCTCGACCATGTCGCCCGCGAGCAGCAGGTACTCCACGGGGTCGGCCTCGGGGGTGTGGAGCCAGTCGGTGAAGCTGTGCCACGCGTCGGCCATGAACTCGTCGCTGCCGACGTGGACGTCGGAGATCAGCGCGGCCTGGACGTGGCGGTCGACCCCGCCGGGGCGGTGGGTCCGGGGGACGTCGGGGAAGTGGAGCGAGTCGGCGAAGAGGATGCCGGCGTCGTCGGCGAGCGTCCCCTCGACCGCGACGCACTCGTCTAAGAGGATCTCGTCGACGACGTCGGCGAGGCCCTTGTCCTTCATCACGAGGGCGGGGAAGGTCCCGGTCGTGTCCTCCAGCTCGATCAGCCAGTGGCCGGACTTCGTGGAGCGGACGTCGTTGACGAGGCCGATCATCGCGGCGTCGCTGCCGCCCGGCATGTCCGCGATCGCCTCCGCCGGGCGGTGGTTGACGCGGCCGCGGAGGATCTTCGAGAGCCGTTCGTAGCGGTCGCGGAACGTCGTGACGAAGTCGGCGTACTCGCCGGTCCCGGTGCTGCGGCCGGTCATGTCGTTACCGACCTCTAAGTCGCGCAGGTCGGGGTCCCGGGACCGTTCGGAACCGTCGTTCGCGGCGGTTTCGGGGTCAGAAGCGGCGTCGACGGTCGTGGAGTCGGTGGCGTCGTTCGTTGCGGCCCCGGACGCGGTCTCGGTCGCCGCAGATTCGGAGCCTATAGACCCCTCCGTTTCGACTGGAGATTGTCCGGGTTCGTCCGGGGAGGCGGCCGATCTGTCGGCGTCGCCGATCGCCTCGCGGACGTGGTCGGCGGTGATCCGGAGGGCGTCGTCGGGGGCGCGGTCGACGGCGGCCGCGACGGCGGCGGTCGGATCGGTCGCGCCCGCGAGGAGGGTGACCGCCTCGCGCTCGGCGTTGTAGCCGCGCTCGGCGAGGGCTTTCGCGATCCGGGCGTTCGACTCCAGCGGCACGATACCCGAAAGGAGGGTCGCGGGCAAAACCGTTCCGGAGACGTCGGAGGGGCGAGCGTGTGGGGCCGCGAGCGAGGGCGGAATCCGCGCGACCCGGAAGCTTATGAACGGAACCCTCCAAAGGCGACGTAATGGACGAAGGGGATCGGCCGACGGACACCGACGGGTCGGCCGGTCGAGACGAGCGAACCGAAGATCACTCAGGGGCGACATCCGACGGGTCGGATGACGGGGGTCCCGACGGGGCGGACGACGGGACGGATGACGGGGTTCCCGACGAATCCGACCGCGCGGTCTCCGGTAGCTCGGGCGACGGTCCCGAGACCGGGCGCGAAGTCGACCTCGGGGACGAGCCCGAATCATCCGGGGAAGCCGTTGTTTCCGGCGAATCCGACATCGGGAGCGAAGCGCAGGGCGCACCGGAATCGGTGGGAGGTCCCGCGTTCGAGACGGAAGAGACGACGACCGCCGACGAGTCGCTTCTACACCGGTTCCGTCACGACCGGGAGGGCGCGCTGATGTGGATCCGGGAGATGTTGGCGAGCGTCGGCGTCGTCCTCCTGATCGGACTGTTGCTGTTCGGCGTCAGCGGCGTGTGGCCGCCCATGGTCGCCGTCGAGTCGGGGAGCATGGAGCCGAACATGCAGGTCGGCGACCTCGTGTTCGTCACCGAGCCCGGGCGGCTCGC of Halorubrum trapanicum contains these proteins:
- a CDS encoding DNA-directed DNA polymerase II small subunit, which translates into the protein MPLESNARIAKALAERGYNAEREAVTLLAGATDPTAAVAAAVDRAPDDALRITADHVREAIGDADRSAASPDEPGQSPVETEGSIGSESAATETASGAATNDATDSTTVDAASDPETAANDGSERSRDPDLRDLEVGNDMTGRSTGTGEYADFVTTFRDRYERLSKILRGRVNHRPAEAIADMPGGSDAAMIGLVNDVRSTKSGHWLIELEDTTGTFPALVMKDKGLADVVDEILLDECVAVEGTLADDAGILFADSLHFPDVPRTHRPGGVDRHVQAALISDVHVGSDEFMADAWHSFTDWLHTPEADPVEYLLLAGDMVEGVGVYPNQDEELDIVDIYEQYEVFAEHLKEVPADTEVVMIPGNHDAVRLAEPQPGFDDEIREILDVHDARIVSNPATVSVEGVEVLMYHGVSLDEVIAELPEEKASYDEPHKAMYQLLKKRHVAPQFGGHTRVAPEERDYLVMEDVPDVFHTGHVHKLGWGKYHNVLAVNSGCWQAQTDFQKSVNIDPDAGYAPILDLDTLEMTVRKFS
- a CDS encoding S26 family signal peptidase, with translation MDEGDRPTDTDGSAGRDERTEDHSGATSDGSDDGGPDGADDGTDDGVPDESDRAVSGSSGDGPETGREVDLGDEPESSGEAVVSGESDIGSEAQGAPESVGGPAFETEETTTADESLLHRFRHDREGALMWIREMLASVGVVLLIGLLLFGVSGVWPPMVAVESGSMEPNMQVGDLVFVTEPGRLAPDAAENGVGVVTHEVGQEVDYRTFGSYGSVMIYTPPGRTGSPIIHRAMFHVTEGENWYDRANPEYHNAVDCGSLANCPAPHDGYITLGDNNGAYDQASGLSPPVRAEWVNGVARLRVPYLGYIRLIATGQVELNEAITRTVGSALPAVESALVSSAPAA